A single region of the Polyangiaceae bacterium genome encodes:
- a CDS encoding recombinase A — protein sequence MALPAQVLERLPPDLRRKVGIPASSAPEVLPLGLGELDSALPGGGLLRGGVVELSVRGGAALATRIGLSACHGAQQRAQEQGGQTPWCAFVDPSASLHGPGVARAGVTLERLLVVRPPLSALSRVALRIVESKAFAVVVIDTAGVPGASLDVGLGSWQRVVRRLSIAVEGSAASVLLITEAAARRPLPLPVAQRIELSRPAPELLGVRVTKDRRGRVGPLRTVAWEKTTPAPLSRTSERPSKGSHALRLSG from the coding sequence ATGGCACTGCCGGCCCAGGTCCTCGAGCGGCTTCCCCCAGATTTACGGCGAAAAGTCGGGATCCCTGCGTCTTCTGCTCCCGAGGTCCTGCCTTTGGGGCTGGGGGAGTTGGATTCGGCGCTGCCTGGGGGCGGCTTGCTTCGAGGAGGGGTCGTGGAGCTGTCGGTGCGCGGCGGCGCTGCCCTCGCCACCCGGATCGGACTTTCGGCCTGTCACGGCGCACAGCAAAGGGCGCAGGAGCAAGGAGGCCAAACGCCCTGGTGTGCGTTCGTGGATCCTTCCGCCAGCCTACACGGGCCCGGGGTCGCGCGGGCGGGGGTCACGCTGGAACGCTTGCTCGTGGTCCGGCCGCCGCTTTCGGCGCTGTCGCGGGTCGCCCTGCGCATCGTGGAGTCGAAGGCCTTTGCCGTCGTCGTGATCGACACCGCGGGAGTGCCGGGGGCGAGCCTGGACGTCGGGCTCGGGAGCTGGCAGCGCGTCGTGCGCCGGCTATCCATCGCTGTGGAGGGCTCGGCGGCCAGCGTGCTCCTGATCACGGAAGCAGCGGCGCGCCGCCCCTTGCCGCTGCCCGTGGCCCAACGCATCGAGCTGTCACGCCCGGCTCCGGAGCTTTTGGGCGTGCGCGTCACGAAGGATCGTCGAGGTCGCGTGGGTCCGCTCCGCACCGTCGCCTGGGAAAAGACGACGCCGGCACCGCTGTCGCGGACGTCGGAACGGCCATCCAAGGGGAGTCATGCCCTCCGCCTCAGCGGCTGA
- a CDS encoding DNA polymerase Y family protein, which translates to MPSASAAERRIAAIELPELLCELAEAELGLLRRLSGKERERRPLGVVLSEDPLEATAVLEAVNAPAARFGVRAGQTIAEACVLVAHLVAHPLKPARVQATLGRIAEAALAYGASVGIEAPSTVWVDISGAAHLVGGEAALAEELARTVRELGHAGRVAIASGPRLAQAFARFGPSPVQVVPSKDGARAMGELPVAALPVSMEIASWFSRLGIISVADLAQLPRAASAARLGDRASEILDLAEGRDATPLVAYRLPTVPEEDSSWEEGVSGSEPLLFVLRGLAARLSARLAGRGEAAQRLELVVEHDRSIARLRGAAPETTLRFELASPLWREAELVRVVAARLERTELSAPSIGLRLSAPAVIRALGRQLDLSRVSGGLTGTPGVESLPVLLAELSSDIGKERVGVLTLADSHRPEARSQLSPAPGAPLPRRTNKKTKKKRAAQLPLSRVRPAGSEGEAPTRLLPEPLQLSVGLRRGATLRIEHRLFTIERVRFVERLEAVEWWTGAPVSRDYLRITLGGVEGVIDALVYVDRVNGKRYLHAIAD; encoded by the coding sequence ATGCCCTCCGCCTCAGCGGCTGAGCGCCGCATCGCTGCCATCGAGCTACCGGAGCTCTTGTGCGAGCTGGCGGAGGCGGAGCTCGGGCTTTTGCGCCGGCTGTCGGGCAAGGAGCGGGAGCGCCGTCCCCTCGGCGTGGTGCTGAGTGAAGATCCGTTGGAAGCAACGGCGGTGCTCGAGGCCGTCAACGCTCCGGCGGCGCGCTTCGGTGTGCGCGCCGGGCAGACCATCGCGGAAGCCTGCGTGCTGGTGGCGCACCTGGTCGCGCACCCGCTGAAGCCCGCGCGGGTCCAGGCCACCCTGGGGCGCATCGCGGAGGCCGCCTTGGCCTACGGCGCCAGCGTCGGGATCGAAGCGCCGAGCACCGTGTGGGTCGACATCAGCGGGGCGGCACACTTGGTGGGCGGAGAAGCCGCCCTCGCCGAGGAGCTCGCGCGAACCGTGCGGGAGCTCGGGCACGCGGGGCGCGTTGCCATCGCCAGCGGCCCGCGTCTCGCCCAGGCCTTCGCGCGCTTTGGTCCTTCGCCGGTCCAGGTGGTGCCTTCGAAAGACGGCGCCCGGGCCATGGGAGAGCTGCCGGTGGCCGCTTTGCCCGTCAGCATGGAGATCGCCAGTTGGTTTTCTCGGCTCGGCATCATCTCCGTCGCGGATCTCGCGCAGCTACCGCGGGCGGCCAGCGCTGCGCGTCTCGGGGATCGTGCTTCGGAGATCTTGGATCTCGCCGAGGGTCGAGATGCCACGCCCCTCGTCGCTTACCGCTTACCTACGGTGCCGGAAGAAGACAGCAGCTGGGAGGAGGGCGTCAGTGGTTCGGAGCCGCTGTTGTTCGTGCTGCGCGGTCTCGCGGCGCGGCTCTCCGCACGCCTCGCGGGGCGTGGGGAAGCAGCACAAAGACTCGAGCTCGTGGTGGAGCACGATCGCTCCATCGCGCGGCTGCGCGGCGCGGCGCCGGAAACCACCCTGCGCTTCGAGCTGGCTTCGCCGCTGTGGCGGGAGGCGGAGCTGGTGCGCGTGGTCGCCGCGCGCCTCGAGCGCACGGAGCTGTCGGCCCCCAGCATCGGGCTTCGGCTCTCGGCCCCCGCGGTGATCCGCGCGCTCGGTCGTCAGCTGGATCTGTCACGGGTCAGCGGCGGGCTCACCGGCACCCCCGGCGTAGAATCACTGCCGGTGTTGCTCGCGGAGCTCTCGTCGGACATCGGCAAGGAGCGCGTGGGGGTGCTCACCCTGGCGGACTCTCATCGCCCGGAAGCGCGGAGTCAGCTCTCGCCGGCGCCGGGCGCGCCGCTTCCGCGGCGGACCAACAAGAAAACGAAAAAGAAACGGGCAGCGCAGCTGCCGCTGAGCCGCGTGCGGCCGGCCGGCTCGGAGGGCGAGGCGCCCACCCGTCTGTTGCCGGAGCCGCTGCAGCTGTCCGTGGGGCTGCGTCGCGGCGCCACGCTGCGCATCGAGCATCGCCTGTTCACGATCGAGCGCGTGCGCTTCGTGGAGCGGCTGGAAGCCGTGGAGTGGTGGACCGGCGCGCCGGTGTCGCGGGATTACCTGCGCATCACCTTGGGCGGGGTGGAGGGCGTGATCGACGCGCTGGTGTACGTGGATCGGGTGAACGGCAAGCGCTACCTGCACGCCATCGCGGACTGA
- a CDS encoding sulfatase, whose translation MNLDRSLLVALPFLTFGCGQDPAPAPAPTPAPQKAAAHATERGVSADTPTKAAEAKVDKKRERGPLNVILLTVDALRPFDGYSRDIAPNLSKLEKDSVVFDNHRATTSFTAQSVPAMLTGRYASTLYRSGYFFAGYTDANEFLPEALQAKGIRTIGLQSHMYFNRGKGLDQGFDVWDMVKGITYDEKTDKFVTSEKTTSTLIELLSDAKNVGGQFFAWTHYTDPHHDYIKHAEAPDYGNSPRDVYDNEVHFTDMWIGKFLTWAEKQPWWDKTAVIVSSDHGEAFGEHGLMQHAHELYEEVVRVPLIVHVPGAKPRRVKAPHTHLDLAPTIAELMGQPALPSFEGESLVPEIDGAQGKDKLIALELAADNIQEQRRAIIDGDYKLIRFGSGKGYRHKLFNLKDDPAEKQDLSKQDPDKLEEMIGKLDATFAKIPSVTPFGGMKLKGGGTANGPMKPSVAQL comes from the coding sequence GGGGCGTTTCCGCGGACACACCGACAAAGGCAGCCGAAGCCAAGGTCGACAAGAAGCGAGAGCGCGGTCCCCTGAACGTGATCCTGCTCACGGTGGATGCCCTGCGGCCCTTCGACGGCTACTCCCGGGACATCGCGCCGAATCTGTCCAAGCTCGAGAAGGACAGCGTCGTGTTCGACAATCATCGAGCGACGACGAGCTTCACCGCGCAGAGCGTGCCGGCGATGCTGACCGGGCGCTACGCCTCCACGCTGTACCGCAGCGGCTACTTCTTCGCGGGCTACACCGACGCCAACGAGTTTTTGCCGGAGGCACTGCAAGCGAAGGGCATCCGCACGATTGGGCTGCAGTCCCACATGTATTTCAACCGCGGCAAGGGCCTCGATCAGGGCTTCGACGTGTGGGACATGGTCAAGGGCATCACCTACGACGAGAAGACCGACAAGTTCGTCACCAGCGAGAAGACCACCAGCACCCTGATCGAGCTGCTCTCGGATGCCAAGAACGTGGGCGGGCAGTTCTTCGCCTGGACGCACTACACGGATCCGCACCACGACTACATCAAGCACGCCGAAGCGCCGGACTACGGCAATTCACCGCGGGACGTGTACGACAACGAAGTGCATTTCACCGACATGTGGATCGGGAAGTTCTTGACCTGGGCGGAGAAGCAACCGTGGTGGGACAAGACCGCGGTCATCGTGAGCTCGGACCACGGCGAGGCCTTCGGCGAGCACGGCCTCATGCAGCACGCTCACGAGCTGTACGAGGAAGTGGTGCGCGTGCCGCTCATCGTGCACGTGCCCGGTGCGAAGCCGCGGCGCGTGAAGGCGCCCCACACGCACCTGGATCTGGCGCCGACCATCGCGGAGCTCATGGGTCAGCCGGCCTTGCCGAGCTTCGAAGGCGAGAGCCTGGTGCCGGAGATCGACGGCGCCCAGGGCAAGGACAAGCTCATCGCCCTCGAGCTCGCCGCCGACAACATCCAGGAGCAGCGCCGGGCCATCATCGATGGCGACTACAAGCTGATTCGCTTCGGTAGCGGCAAGGGCTACCGCCACAAGCTGTTCAACTTGAAGGACGACCCCGCGGAAAAGCAGGATCTCTCCAAGCAGGATCCGGACAAGCTGGAAGAGATGATCGGCAAGCTGGACGCGACCTTCGCGAAGATCCCGTCCGTCACGCCCTTCGGCGGCATGAAGCTCAAGGGCGGCGGCACCGCCAACGGCCCGATGAAGCCGTCCGTGGCTCAGCTCTGA